In one window of Campylobacter sp. DNA:
- a CDS encoding DASS family sodium-coupled anion symporter, which yields MAIAAAVGFALYAALPFEPNVKKGLALLAFIAIMWLTEAVHITVTALMVPVLAVAIGLGKFAKDGTFTAATIKSTLANFANPTIFTFFGGFALATALHMQKLDKKIAMWLIARAGGRLGVAAILICLATAILSMWVSNTATAAMMLPIALGICANMDESKDRGTLVFLLLGIAYSASIGGLGTLVGSPPNLIVAQALHYSFADWMKVGLPLMCVMLPIMLVVLYIIFKPNLSHKIEMDLEHIPWTRERIITIVVFALTALGWIFSKQISALVGFKVDDAYVAICSAVVIVILGLAKWHDIAENTEWGVLLLFGGGLTLSAVLGDSGASKVLGDLVAHTFGRAPTYIVLLVTAVFIICLTEFTSNTASAALLVPVFAGVAAQMGLPKETLTIVIGVGASCAFIMPVATPPNALVFGTGRIRQAEMVRSGGILAIFSAFLVSGYAYIFYS from the coding sequence ATGGCGATTGCCGCTGCAGTGGGCTTTGCTCTATATGCCGCGTTACCATTTGAGCCCAATGTCAAAAAAGGCCTTGCGCTACTTGCTTTCATCGCGATTATGTGGCTTACAGAGGCCGTGCATATCACGGTAACCGCGCTTATGGTGCCGGTGCTTGCGGTAGCTATCGGGCTTGGTAAATTCGCTAAAGATGGCACTTTCACGGCCGCCACCATCAAAAGCACGCTTGCAAATTTTGCGAACCCTACGATCTTTACCTTTTTCGGCGGTTTTGCTCTGGCAACGGCTCTGCATATGCAAAAGCTCGATAAAAAGATCGCGATGTGGCTAATCGCCCGCGCAGGCGGTCGCTTGGGTGTAGCTGCGATTTTAATCTGCCTTGCTACGGCGATCCTTTCGATGTGGGTTTCAAACACCGCAACTGCTGCGATGATGCTTCCGATCGCGCTTGGAATTTGCGCCAACATGGACGAGAGCAAAGATCGCGGCACGCTCGTGTTTTTGCTTTTAGGCATCGCGTATTCTGCAAGCATCGGAGGTCTGGGCACGCTCGTGGGATCTCCGCCAAATTTAATCGTAGCTCAAGCCTTGCACTACAGCTTCGCAGACTGGATGAAGGTAGGTTTGCCACTAATGTGCGTGATGCTACCAATAATGCTTGTGGTGCTTTATATAATTTTCAAGCCGAATTTAAGCCATAAAATAGAGATGGATCTGGAGCATATCCCTTGGACGCGCGAGCGCATTATTACGATCGTCGTATTTGCTCTAACAGCGCTTGGCTGGATATTTTCAAAGCAAATTTCAGCCCTTGTGGGCTTTAAAGTGGATGATGCTTACGTCGCCATCTGCTCGGCAGTCGTAATCGTCATTCTAGGGCTTGCCAAATGGCACGACATCGCCGAAAACACCGAGTGGGGCGTGTTACTGCTTTTTGGCGGCGGACTTACGCTAAGTGCGGTTTTAGGCGATTCCGGAGCTTCTAAGGTGCTTGGTGATCTAGTCGCGCACACTTTCGGCAGAGCGCCTACTTACATCGTACTTTTGGTAACGGCAGTTTTCATCATCTGCCTTACGGAATTTACGAGCAACACCGCCTCGGCGGCGCTTTTAGTGCCGGTATTTGCGGGAGTAGCAGCGCAAATGGGGCTGCCAAAAGAAACTCTTACTATAGTAATCGGTGTGGGCGCAAGCTGCGCTTTCATAATGCCGGTAGCGACGCCGCCGAATGCTTTGGTTTTCGGCACGGGACGCATTCGCCAGGCGGAAATGGTACGAAGTGGTGGAATTCTAGCGATATTCTCCGCGTTTTTGGTTTCGGGATACGCGTATATTTTTTACTCGTAA
- a CDS encoding amino acid ABC transporter permease encodes MDFDFIAKFSPMFVKAGILTLKLAFYGILLSIIIGFICTLIKYKRLPLLSPLVSAYIELSRNTPLLIQLFFLYYGLPKLGVQISGFTCAIVGLAFLGGSYMSESFRLGFEAIKKSQIESAMSLGLSEAQIVFYVVLPRAFAIALPSISANIIFLLKETSIVSIVALADLVYAAKDVIGLYYKTNEALFMLSVSYLIIILPLSLALTLLEKRLAYMRG; translated from the coding sequence ATGGATTTTGATTTTATAGCTAAATTTAGCCCTATGTTCGTAAAGGCGGGAATTTTAACGCTAAAGCTCGCATTTTACGGGATTTTATTATCCATTATCATCGGCTTTATCTGCACGCTAATAAAATATAAAAGATTGCCTCTATTAAGCCCGCTTGTGAGCGCATATATCGAGCTATCGCGTAATACCCCGCTTTTAATTCAGCTATTTTTTCTATACTACGGCCTGCCCAAGCTCGGCGTTCAAATTTCGGGCTTTACCTGCGCGATCGTAGGTCTTGCGTTTTTGGGCGGAAGCTATATGAGCGAGAGCTTTAGGCTCGGTTTTGAGGCGATAAAAAAATCTCAGATCGAAAGCGCGATGAGCCTCGGTCTTAGCGAGGCGCAGATAGTATTTTACGTCGTGCTACCGCGCGCTTTTGCGATCGCCCTACCCTCCATTAGCGCAAACATCATATTTCTACTCAAAGAAACTTCGATCGTTAGCATAGTCGCACTTGCCGATCTCGTTTATGCCGCAAAGGACGTGATCGGGCTGTATTACAAGACGAACGAAGCGCTATTTATGTTAAGCGTTTCGTATCTGATCATAATCCTGCCGCTTTCGCTAGCGCTTACGCTGCTTGAAAAACGCCTTGCGTATATGAGAGGCTAG
- a CDS encoding amino acid ABC transporter permease, with protein sequence MELLSGENLIRLLGGLGVTLQIALISIAVSLALGLVLGILMASGRRALYIPLKICLEIVRIMPPIVWLFIVYFGASKAFGIHISNIAASIIVFSVWGVFEMMDLVRGAVLSIPKHQFESAEALAFSRFQIYLYVILPLAMRRLVPATINLFSRMIKTTSIAVLIGVIELVKVGQQIIEVNVFRDNYAPLIIYGAIFFVYFLICYPISALSKKLENRWS encoded by the coding sequence ATGGAACTCTTAAGCGGCGAAAATTTAATCAGGCTTCTTGGCGGGCTTGGGGTCACGCTGCAAATCGCGCTCATCTCGATCGCGGTTTCGCTCGCTCTAGGCTTGGTGCTTGGAATTTTAATGGCCTCTGGGCGCAGAGCCTTATACATCCCGCTTAAAATTTGCCTGGAGATCGTGCGCATCATGCCGCCCATCGTTTGGCTATTCATCGTATATTTTGGCGCGAGCAAGGCATTTGGCATCCACATCTCAAATATCGCGGCTTCGATCATAGTCTTTAGCGTCTGGGGCGTTTTTGAGATGATGGATCTGGTGCGCGGCGCCGTGCTTAGCATCCCCAAGCATCAGTTCGAAAGCGCCGAAGCGCTCGCATTTAGCAGATTTCAAATTTATCTCTACGTGATCCTGCCGCTTGCGATGAGGCGCCTGGTGCCCGCGACGATAAATTTATTCAGCAGGATGATAAAAACAACCTCGATTGCCGTACTCATCGGCGTCATCGAGCTCGTCAAGGTCGGGCAGCAGATCATCGAAGTGAACGTCTTCCGTGACAATTACGCGCCGCTAATCATCTACGGAGCGATATTTTTCGTATATTTTTTGATCTGCTATCCAATCTCGGCGCTTTCGAAAAAACTAGAAAACAGGTGGAGCTGA